The Taeniopygia guttata chromosome 22, bTaeGut7.mat, whole genome shotgun sequence genome has a window encoding:
- the PLPBP gene encoding pyridoxal phosphate homeostasis protein encodes MWRAGMAAGDGLGPALRAVTEQVQQAAARRPQGLPAVQPRLVAVSKTKPVEMVMEAYGHGQRSFGENYVQELLEKASDSRILSSCPDIKWHFIGHLQKNNVNKLIAVPNLFMLETVDSVKLADRVNSSWQKKGSSQKLKVMVQVNTSGEDSKHGLPPGDTAAAVEHVINKCPSLEFVGLMTIGSIGHDLSKGPNPDFQVLLSLRQEVCEKLNLPLDKVELSMGMSTDFQHAIEVGSTNVRIGSTIFGERDYSSKAIGGKAPTGGEGQTEAVTVQGH; translated from the exons atGTGGAGAGCGGGCATGGCCGCCGGGGACGGGCTGGGCCCGGCGCTCCGCGCCGTCACCGAGCAGGTGCAGcaggcggcggcgcggcggccgcAG GGGCTCCCGGCCGTGCAGCCGCGGCTCGTGGCCGTCAGCAAGACCAAGCCGGTGGAGATGGTGATGGAGGCCTACGGGCACGGGCAGCGCAGCTTTGGGGAGAACTAC gttcaggagctgctggaaaaggCATCAGACTCCAGG ATTCTGTCATCCTGTCCCGACATCAAGTGGCATTTTATTGGCCACCTGCAGAAGAACAACGTCAACAAGCTGATCG ctgtcccaaaCCTGTTCATGTTGGAAACGGTGGATTCCGTGAAGCTGGCAGACAGAGTCAACAGCTCGTGGCAGAAAAAAGGCTCGTCCCAGAAGCTGAAGGTCATGGTGCAAGTCAACACCAGTGGGGAGGACA GCAAGCACGGCCTTCCCCCCGGGGACACCGCGGCTGCTGTGGAGCACGTCATCAACAAGTGCCCCAGCCTCGAGTTCGTGGGGCTGATGACCATCGGCAGCATCGGGCATGACCTCAGTAAGGGGCCAAATCCCGACTTCCAG gtgctgctgtccctgcgGCAGGAGGTGTGCGAGAAGCTGAACCTGCCCCTGGACAAGGTGGAGCTGAGCATGGGCATGTCCACAGACTTCCAGCACGCA ATAGAGGTTGGATCCACAAACGTCAGGATCGGGAGCACTATTTTTGGAGAGCGGGATTATTCCAGCAAAGCCATCGGGGGCAAGGCCCCCACTGGGGGTGAAGGCCAGACTGAGGCcgtgacagtgcagggccacTGA
- the ERLIN2 gene encoding erlin-2 produces MAQLGAIAALALGVAAAALLSAVHKIDEGHIGVYYRGGALLTSTSGPGFHLMLPFITSYKSVQTTLQTDEVKNVPCGTSGGVMIYFDRIEVVNFLIQSAVYDIVKNYTADYDKALIFNKIHHELNQFCSVHTLQEVYIELFDQIDENLKLALQQDLTTMAPGLIIQAVRVTKPNIPETIRRNYELMESEKTKLLIAAQKQKVVEKEAETERKKALIEAEKIAQVAEITYGQKVMEKETEKRISEIEDAAFLAREKARADAECYTAMKVAEANKLKLTPEYLQLMKYKAIAANSKIYFGKDIPNMFMDSAGSQTKSAEGLAEGIQEEDGAGASEDTKLLHNIN; encoded by the exons ATGGCCCAGCTCGGCGCCATCGCCGCGCTCGCCCTCGGCGTGGCGGCCGCCGCGCTGCTCTCGGCCGTGCACAAGATCGACGAGGGGCACATCGGCGTCTACTACCG CGGCGGCGCGTTGCTGACCTCCACCAGCGGGCCCGGTTTCCACCTCATGCTGCCCTTCATCACGTCCTACAAGTcagtgcag ACCACGCTGCAGACGGACGAGGTGAAGAATGTCCCGTGCGGCACCAG CGGGGGAGTGATGATTTATTTCGACAGGATCGAGGTGGTGAATTTCCTCATCCAGAGCGCGG TGTACGACATCGTCAAGAACTACACGGCTGACTACGACAAGGCTCTCATCTTCAACAAGATCCACCACGAGCTGAACCAGTTCTGCAGCGTGCACACACTGCAGGAGGTGTACATCGAGCTGTTtg ATCAAATTGATGAAAACCTTAAACTGGCCTTGCAGCAAGACCTAACCACGATGGCCCCTGGATTAATTATACAG GCAGTTCGAGTTACGAAGCCAAACATCCCTGAAACGATCCGGAGGAATTACGAGCTCAT ggagAGTGAGAAGACAAAGCTGCTGATAGCGGCGCAGAAGCAGAAGGTGGTGGAGAAGGAGgcagagacagagaggaagaaagctCTGATCg aggCAGAAAAGATTGCACAAGTTGCTGAAATAACTTATGGACAGAAAGTGATGGAAAAGGAAACAGAGAAGCGAATTTCAGAGATTGAAG ATGCTGCGTTTCTTGCACGAGAGAAGGCGAGAGCTGACGCTGAGTGTTACACTGCCATGAAGGTGGCTGAGGCCAACAAG CTCAAGTTAACTCCCGAGTACTTGCAGCTGATGAAGTACAAGGCAATCGCAGCCAACAGCAAGATCTACTTTGGCAAAGATATTCCCAACATGTTCATGgactctgcagggagccagaCCAAATCTGCAGAGGGACTGGCAGAAGGAATCCAAGAGGAGGACGGGGCAGGAGCCAGCGAGGACACAAAACTACTTCATAACATCAACTGA
- the ZNF703 gene encoding zinc finger protein 703, with translation MSGAPGGPRPRTPPSRGAAAAPSPRPPPADPLRQASRLPIRVLKMLSAHGGHLLHPEYLQPLSSTPVSPIELDAKKSPLALLAQTCSQIGKPDPPPSSKLNAVAAAAPAADKEPSARPAALKPPGGGDAPAEDKSSFKPYSKGGGEPRKDGGADKAGFRVPSAACPPFPPHAAASPGGSRGASPQHPDPKGAEEKKEPEGGKPSPEGTGGALGRGVAEPGAHGEPPSGRKSEPPALPPAGHVAPVSPYKPGHSVFPLPPSSIGYHGSIVGAYAGYPSQFVPGLDPTKPGLVGSQLPGALGLPGKPPSSSPLTGASPPSFMQGLCRDPYCLSYHSASHLGSSNCSSCVHDPGSLKSGYPLVYPTHPLHSVHTTLSSSGTPSLPGHPLYTYGFMLQNDPLPHICNWVSASGPCDKRFATSEELLTHLRTHTALPGAEKLLAGYPTSGLGSAASCHLHLPPAAPGSPNTLPASLSLRSPHTLGLNRYHPYGKSHLPTAGALPVPSLPAAGPYYSPYALYGQRLTSASALGYQ, from the exons ATGAGCGGCGCTCCCGGCGGGCCCCGGCCGAGGACCCCGCCGAGccgcggagccgcggccgccccgtcgccccggccgccccccgccgACCCGCTGCGCCAGGCCAGCCGGCTGCCCATCCGCGTCCTGAAGATGCTCAGCGCCCACGGCGGCCACCTCCTGCACCCCGAGTACCTCCAGCCGCTCTCCTCCACGCCCGTCAGCCCCATCGAG CTGGACGCCAAGAAGAGCCCGCTGGCGCTGCTGGCCCAGACCTGCTCGCAGATCGGCAAGCCCGACCCGCCGCCCTCCTCCAAGCTGAACGCCGTGgcggccgccgcgcccgccgccgaCAAGGagccctcggcccggcccgccgcgcTGAAGCCGCCGGGCGGCGGGGACGCGCCCGCCGAGGACAAGTCCAGCTTCAAGCCCTACTCCAAGGGCGGCGGGGAGCCGCGCAAGGACGGCGGAGCGGACAAGGCCGGCTTTCGGGTGCCCAGCGCCGCCTGCCCGCCGTTCCCCCCGCACGCCGCCGCCTCGCCCGGCGGCTCCCGCGGGGCCTCGCCGCAGCACCCCGACCCCAAGGGCGCCGAGGAGAAGAAGGAGCCCGAGGGCGGCAAACCCAGCCCCGAGGGGACGGGCGGGGCGCTGGGGCGCGGGGTGGCGGAGCCCGGGGCGCACGGCGAGCCCCCCTCGGGCCGCAAGTCGGAGCCCCCCGCGCTGCCGCCCGCCGGCCATGTGGCCCCCGTGTCGCCCTACAAGCCGGGCCACTCCGTCTTCCCCCTGCCGCCCTCCAGCATCGGCTACCACGGCTCCATCGTGGGCGCCTACGCCGGCTACCCGTCCCAGTTCGTGCCCGGGCTGGACCCCACCAAGCCGGGGCTGGTGGGCAGCCAGCTGCCGGGGGCGCTGGGGCTGCCGGGCAAACCGCCCAGCTCCAGCCCGCTCACCGGGGCCTCGCCGCCCTCCTTCATGCAGGGATTATGCCGGGACCCGTACTGCCTGAGCTACCACAGCGCCTCGCACCTGGGCTCCAGCAACTGCTCCAGCTGCGTGCACGACCCCGGCAGCCTCAAGAGCGGATACCCCTTGGTGTACCCCACGCACCCCCTGCACTCGGTGCACACCACGCTCTCCTCCAGCGGCACCCCCAGCCTGCCCGGCCACCCCCTCTACACCTACGGCTTCATGCTGCAGAACGACCCCCTGCCCCACATATGCAACTGGGTGTCTGCCAGCGGACCCTGCGACAAGAGGTTTGCCACCTCGGAGGAGCTGCTCACCCACCTACGGACCCACACGGCCCTGCCGGGGGCCGAGAAACTCTTGGCGGGTTACCCTACCTCCGGGCTGGGCTCCGCGGCCTCCTGCCACCTGCAcctcccgcccgccgcccccgggaGCCCCAACACCTTACCGGCCTCGCTCTCCTTGAGGAGCCCACACACTTTGGGACTAAACAGGTACCACCCCTACGGCAAGAGCCACTTGCCCACGGCCGGCGCCCTGCCCGTGCCCTCCTTGCCCGCCGCCGGACCTTACTACTCCCCGTACGCGCTCTACGGCCAAAGACTCACGTCAGCCTCGGCTTTGGGATATCAGTAA